The following proteins come from a genomic window of Yinghuangia sp. ASG 101:
- a CDS encoding alpha/beta fold hydrolase yields the protein MPFATAADGTRIFHKDWGTGQPVVFSHGWPLTADAWDAQLKLMADNGFRAIAHDRRGGGRSGQPWDGNDLDTYADDLAAVIEALDLRDAILVGHSTGGGEVTRYLGRHGSGRVAKAVLVGAIPPLMLRTDDNPEGLPIDVFDGIREGVASDRSQFYRDLSETFYGANRDGSTVTQGIRDQFWLWSMTVGIKGAYDCVKAFSETDLTEDLKGIDVPTLIVHGDDDQIVPIVASGDKSSKLVRGAVYKVYPGAPHGLAMVPRFADRFNADLLAFARS from the coding sequence ATGCCCTTCGCCACCGCCGCGGACGGTACGCGGATCTTCCACAAGGACTGGGGGACCGGGCAGCCGGTCGTCTTCTCCCACGGCTGGCCGCTGACCGCCGACGCGTGGGACGCCCAACTGAAGCTGATGGCCGACAACGGGTTCCGCGCGATCGCCCACGACCGGCGCGGCGGCGGCCGGTCGGGCCAACCGTGGGACGGCAACGACCTCGACACGTACGCGGACGACCTCGCGGCGGTCATCGAGGCACTGGACCTGCGCGACGCGATCCTCGTCGGCCACTCGACCGGCGGCGGCGAGGTGACGCGCTACCTCGGACGGCACGGTTCGGGCCGCGTCGCCAAGGCGGTCCTCGTCGGGGCGATCCCCCCGCTGATGCTCAGGACCGACGACAACCCCGAAGGCCTCCCGATCGACGTCTTCGACGGGATCCGCGAGGGCGTCGCGTCCGACCGCTCGCAGTTCTACCGGGACCTCAGCGAGACGTTCTACGGCGCCAACCGCGACGGGTCGACGGTCACCCAGGGGATCCGCGACCAGTTCTGGCTGTGGAGCATGACGGTCGGGATCAAGGGCGCGTACGACTGCGTCAAGGCGTTCTCCGAGACGGACCTGACCGAGGACCTGAAGGGCATCGACGTCCCCACGCTGATCGTGCACGGCGACGACGACCAGATCGTGCCGATCGTGGCGTCCGGCGACAAGTCCTCGAAGCTCGTGCGGGGCGCGGTCTACAAGGTCTACCCGGGCGCACCCCACGGGCTCGCCATGGTCCCGAGGTTCGCCGACCGGTTCAACGCCGACCTGCTCGCCTTCGCCCGCTCCTGA
- a CDS encoding ferredoxin: MTDQWKASVDQRVCVRTGLCAATAPGEFDLDERGQGRATAEVLPATQTLRDAAESCPVEAILLDDAATGERVFPPQ; this comes from the coding sequence ATGACCGACCAGTGGAAAGCCAGCGTCGACCAGCGGGTGTGCGTACGCACCGGCCTGTGCGCCGCCACCGCACCCGGCGAGTTCGACCTGGACGAGCGCGGCCAGGGGCGCGCCACCGCCGAGGTGCTGCCGGCGACCCAGACCCTCAGGGACGCCGCGGAGTCCTGCCCCGTCGAGGCGATCCTCCTCGACGACGCGGCCACCGGGGAGCGGGTCTTCCCGCCGCAGTAG
- a CDS encoding dihydrofolate reductase family protein, which translates to MTATYTFDVFSSLDGFGAACGDWTGYWGKQGPELLDHRLAQYSAEQRMVFGANTYREFVGMVADASEGDDVFDPWVTRMRHLPATVVSTTLRGPLDWPDATVASGDAVDVVARLKEESDVPLRSHGSLAMNRALMAAGLVDRLQVTLFPVITGRNGLAPIFRGAADFDLELLDQRTLDGRIQELVYRPTPHA; encoded by the coding sequence ATGACCGCCACCTACACCTTCGACGTCTTCTCCAGCCTGGACGGCTTCGGCGCGGCCTGCGGCGACTGGACGGGGTACTGGGGCAAACAGGGGCCCGAGCTGCTGGACCACCGTCTGGCCCAGTACTCCGCGGAGCAGCGGATGGTCTTCGGCGCCAACACGTACCGGGAGTTCGTCGGCATGGTGGCCGACGCCTCCGAAGGGGACGACGTGTTCGACCCGTGGGTGACCCGGATGCGGCACCTGCCGGCGACCGTGGTGTCGACGACGTTGCGGGGTCCGCTGGACTGGCCCGACGCGACGGTCGCGAGCGGCGACGCCGTCGATGTCGTGGCGCGGCTGAAGGAGGAGTCCGACGTGCCGCTGCGCTCGCACGGCAGCCTGGCGATGAACCGGGCCCTGATGGCCGCCGGCCTGGTCGACCGCCTCCAGGTGACGCTGTTTCCGGTGATCACCGGCCGCAACGGCCTGGCCCCGATCTTCCGGGGCGCGGCCGACTTCGACCTCGAACTCCTGGACCAGCGGACCCTCGACGGCCGGATCCAGGAGCTGGTCTACCGGCCCACTCCACACGCCTGA
- a CDS encoding SDR family NAD(P)-dependent oxidoreductase: MSDLLRGRVAVVTGGASGIGRATVRRFLAEGARVVFGDLHEANAARLVEETADPDRLRFVPTDVTDETSVAALVAAATDGFGGPDILFNNAGVGGAFGPLVEIDAADWDRTFAVISRGMFLGTKHAARAMIARGDGGVIVNNASVAGLGGGGGPTAYSAAKAAVVNFTANAAVELAEHRIRVNAVCPGLVDTPFVMGRDAAAIEARLPTFQPWPELGRAEDIAGLVLYLVGPDSTFLTGAAVRADGGMLAWGPRMTETSDPRGRTRRYTGFTEGTTGRRTVKRPVDGA, encoded by the coding sequence GTGTCCGACCTGCTGCGCGGCCGGGTGGCCGTGGTGACCGGCGGTGCGAGCGGGATCGGCCGGGCGACCGTGCGGCGCTTTCTCGCGGAGGGCGCCCGCGTCGTCTTCGGCGACCTGCACGAGGCCAACGCCGCGCGGCTGGTGGAGGAGACCGCCGATCCGGACCGGCTGCGGTTCGTCCCGACGGACGTCACCGACGAGACCTCCGTCGCGGCTCTGGTCGCCGCCGCGACGGACGGGTTCGGCGGGCCCGACATCCTGTTCAACAACGCCGGGGTCGGTGGTGCCTTCGGTCCCCTGGTCGAGATCGACGCGGCCGACTGGGACCGGACGTTCGCGGTGATCAGCCGCGGGATGTTCCTCGGGACGAAGCATGCCGCCCGCGCGATGATCGCGCGGGGCGACGGCGGAGTGATCGTCAACAACGCCTCGGTCGCGGGCCTGGGCGGAGGCGGCGGCCCGACCGCGTACTCCGCGGCGAAGGCCGCGGTCGTCAACTTCACGGCCAACGCGGCGGTCGAGCTGGCCGAGCACCGCATCCGCGTCAACGCGGTGTGCCCGGGCCTGGTCGACACCCCCTTCGTGATGGGCCGCGACGCCGCCGCGATCGAGGCCCGCCTGCCGACCTTCCAGCCCTGGCCGGAGTTGGGCCGCGCGGAGGACATCGCCGGCCTCGTGCTGTATCTGGTCGGTCCGGACAGCACCTTCCTGACGGGGGCGGCCGTCCGCGCGGACGGCGGCATGCTGGCCTGGGGCCCGCGCATGACCGAGACCTCGGACCCCCGCGGCCGAACCCGCCGCTACACCGGCTTCACCGAGGGCACGACGGGACGCCGCACGGTGAAGCGGCCCGTTGACGGCGCCTGA
- a CDS encoding SAM-dependent methyltransferase, with product MCRQLCSGVRVSDQHADDPTAGWVPRGIDVSVPSVARMYDYYLGGKDNFQSDREASDQLAAAAPGTQALAINNRRYLQRAVRVLARDYGVKQFLDHGSGLPTQDNVHQIAQSVHPEARVVYIDNDPIVLAHGRALLADNATTTVITADMRDTDGVMGNPDVTRLIDFDQPVAALFVSVLHCIPDTDDPGGLLRRVVERLAPGSFVVVSHLVAEDDEVRERLSDFMLTATGGNWGRVRTAKEVAAFITEAGLEPLEPGLGEASAWRPDGVDAAVQETTEWIEFGGVARKP from the coding sequence ATGTGCCGTCAACTATGTTCGGGGGTACGGGTGTCCGACCAGCACGCCGACGATCCCACAGCGGGATGGGTGCCTCGGGGAATCGACGTGTCGGTTCCGAGCGTCGCCAGGATGTACGACTACTACCTCGGTGGCAAGGACAACTTCCAGTCCGACCGTGAGGCTTCGGATCAACTGGCCGCCGCCGCGCCGGGTACGCAGGCGCTGGCCATCAACAACCGCCGCTATCTCCAGCGGGCCGTGCGCGTCCTGGCCCGGGACTACGGCGTGAAGCAGTTTCTCGACCACGGCTCCGGCCTGCCGACGCAGGACAACGTCCACCAGATCGCGCAGTCCGTGCACCCCGAGGCGCGGGTCGTCTACATCGACAACGACCCGATCGTGCTCGCCCACGGCCGCGCGCTGCTCGCGGACAACGCCACCACCACGGTGATCACCGCCGACATGCGCGACACCGACGGTGTGATGGGCAACCCGGACGTGACGCGGCTGATCGACTTCGACCAGCCGGTCGCGGCGCTGTTCGTCTCGGTGCTGCACTGCATCCCGGACACCGACGACCCCGGCGGGCTGCTGCGCCGCGTCGTGGAGCGGCTGGCCCCGGGGAGCTTCGTGGTGGTGTCCCACCTGGTGGCCGAGGACGACGAGGTGCGCGAGCGCCTGAGCGACTTCATGCTCACCGCGACGGGGGGCAACTGGGGCCGCGTGCGTACCGCGAAGGAGGTGGCCGCCTTCATCACGGAGGCGGGCCTCGAACCGCTCGAACCCGGGCTCGGCGAGGCGTCGGCGTGGCGTCCGGACGGCGTCGACGCGGCGGTCCAGGAGACCACGGAGTGGATCGAGTTCGGCGGGGTCGCCCGCAAGCCCTGA
- a CDS encoding DUF1275 family protein, with protein MSDAQPPPGTAPAARSPAGPRPSQHVAVVLLVAASGAVETVSFVALGHVFAGVMTSNFALLGIAIGRGRETGVTAALLALAGFALGTAATALATRRCSGTEPRWPRSVRLCLGGEAVLLAAGAAVWAALGGSPGGSARDALQFGAAVAMGVQSAAMVAAGRTAAPTTYLTGTLAAYIVRGVGTARPDLWVPARFAALIAGSAVCMAVLRTAPEWAGVLPVALLGCGLAVGSRR; from the coding sequence GTGAGTGACGCCCAGCCGCCACCCGGCACCGCGCCCGCCGCGCGCTCCCCCGCCGGCCCCCGACCGTCCCAGCACGTGGCGGTGGTGCTCCTGGTCGCGGCGTCCGGGGCGGTCGAGACCGTCTCCTTCGTCGCGTTGGGGCACGTGTTCGCGGGGGTGATGACCAGCAACTTCGCACTGCTGGGCATCGCCATCGGGCGCGGCCGGGAGACCGGGGTGACCGCGGCGCTGCTGGCGCTGGCCGGTTTCGCGCTGGGAACCGCGGCGACGGCCCTGGCCACCCGCCGGTGTTCCGGCACCGAGCCGCGGTGGCCTCGCTCGGTGCGGCTGTGCCTCGGCGGGGAGGCGGTCCTCCTGGCCGCCGGGGCGGCCGTCTGGGCGGCCCTCGGCGGGAGCCCCGGCGGTTCCGCCCGCGATGCCCTCCAGTTCGGCGCGGCCGTGGCGATGGGCGTCCAGTCGGCGGCGATGGTGGCGGCCGGGAGGACAGCCGCGCCGACCACGTACCTGACCGGGACGCTGGCCGCGTACATCGTCCGGGGTGTGGGGACGGCGCGTCCCGACCTGTGGGTGCCCGCCCGGTTCGCGGCGCTGATCGCGGGGTCGGCGGTCTGCATGGCCGTCCTGCGCACCGCGCCGGAGTGGGCCGGCGTCCTGCCCGTCGCGCTGCTCGGGTGTGGTCTCGCGGTGGGGTCCCGGCGCTGA
- a CDS encoding cytochrome P450, producing MTTADAVYWDPYDHALVQDPYPIYKRLREEAPLYYNEKYDFYAVSRHSDVQKGLGDWQTYSSSRGDILELIQAGIEFPPGSLIFEDPPVHDIHRRLLARIFTPRRIAELEPKARAYCKRALEPVTGADRFDLIETLSAEMPMRVIGMLLGIPEADQEIFRDRTDAALSTEGNRDPKMRAQENNLSTEEFRDYVEWRKTHPSDDLMTELMTAEFTDENGVKRTLTDDEVITYCTVVAGAGNETTGRLIGWFGATMARHPEQRAELVADRSLIPNAIEEILRYEPTGPFTARYVAKDVELHGRTVPAGSAILFIQAAANRDPERFPDPDRFDIHRVTQHMSFGVGAHYCLGAALARLEGRVAAEEILNLFPTWEVDWDNSELAQTSTVRGWKTLPLVIR from the coding sequence GTGACTACTGCCGACGCCGTGTATTGGGACCCGTACGACCACGCGCTGGTGCAGGACCCGTACCCCATCTACAAGCGGCTGCGCGAAGAGGCGCCGCTCTACTACAACGAGAAGTACGACTTCTACGCGGTGAGCCGGCACAGCGACGTCCAAAAGGGCCTCGGCGACTGGCAGACCTACTCGTCCTCGCGCGGCGACATCCTCGAACTCATCCAGGCCGGCATCGAGTTCCCGCCGGGATCGCTGATCTTCGAGGACCCGCCCGTCCACGACATCCACCGCCGCCTGCTCGCCCGCATCTTCACCCCGCGCCGCATCGCCGAGCTGGAGCCGAAGGCCCGGGCGTACTGCAAGCGCGCGCTGGAGCCGGTGACCGGGGCCGACCGCTTCGACCTCATCGAGACGCTGAGCGCCGAGATGCCGATGCGCGTGATCGGCATGCTGCTCGGCATCCCCGAGGCCGACCAGGAGATCTTCCGCGACCGCACGGACGCCGCGCTGAGCACCGAGGGCAACCGCGACCCGAAGATGCGGGCCCAGGAGAACAACCTCTCCACCGAGGAGTTCCGCGACTACGTCGAGTGGCGCAAGACGCACCCCTCGGACGACCTGATGACCGAGCTGATGACCGCCGAGTTCACCGACGAGAACGGCGTCAAGCGCACACTGACCGACGACGAGGTCATCACGTACTGCACGGTCGTCGCCGGTGCCGGCAACGAGACCACCGGCCGCCTCATCGGCTGGTTCGGCGCCACGATGGCCCGCCACCCCGAGCAGCGCGCCGAGCTGGTGGCCGACCGGTCGCTGATCCCGAACGCCATCGAGGAGATCCTGCGGTACGAGCCGACCGGCCCGTTCACCGCGCGGTACGTCGCCAAGGACGTCGAACTGCACGGCAGGACCGTCCCGGCCGGCAGCGCGATCCTGTTCATCCAGGCCGCCGCCAACCGCGACCCCGAGCGCTTCCCGGACCCGGACCGGTTCGACATCCACCGCGTCACCCAGCACATGAGCTTCGGCGTCGGAGCCCACTACTGCCTCGGCGCGGCACTCGCCCGGCTCGAGGGCCGGGTCGCCGCCGAGGAGATCCTGAACCTCTTCCCGACGTGGGAAGTGGACTGGGACAACTCCGAGTTGGCCCAGACCTCCACCGTGCGCGGCTGGAAGACCCTGCCGCTCGTCATCCGCTGA